Proteins encoded by one window of Channa argus isolate prfri chromosome 13, Channa argus male v1.0, whole genome shotgun sequence:
- the top1b gene encoding DNA topoisomerase 1: MSGDHGHGDTQVNSGSKGSVTHKHKDKHKDKEHRHRDHKKDKEREKFKHSNSEHKEYSDKKHKDKEKLKYSNSSSDKHRDKHKEKRREEKIKSLHDRPKKQKENGYVRDTSPAAIKSEPEEDNGFYPCLQHKISKREYDDKECEYKPKKVKAEHDKKAQKRKHEYEEDELDEDIKPKKKTKDKKVTEGKKTKKEEEEKWKWWEEERYTDGSKWRFLEHKGPVFAPLYEPLPDKVKFYYDGKPMKLNSLAEEVATFFAKMLDHEYTTKDIFRKNFLKDWRKEMTSEEKSKITDLNKCDFSEMNDYFKAQSEARKQMSKEEKQKIKEENERLLQEYGFCIMDNHKERIGNFRTEPPGLFRGRGDHPKMGMLKRRIRPEDVIINCSKDSKHPKPPPGTKWKEVRHDNKVTWLASWTENIQGSIKYIMLNPSSRIKGEKDWQKYETARRLKKCVDHIRSQYRDDWKSKEMRIRQRAVALYFIDKLALRAGNEKEEGETADTVGCCSLRVEHVKLHPKMDDQEYVVEFDFLGKDSIRYYNKIPVEKRVFKNLQLFLENKQPEDDLFDRLNTCILNKHLQELMDGLTAKVFRTYNASITLQQQLKELTCPDDSIPAKILSYNRANRAVAILCNHQRAPPKTFEKSMQNLQTKIDEKQNQLSAARKQLKAAKADHKASHDDKSKKAVEVKRKAVQRIEEHLMKLQMQATDREENKQIALGTSKLNYLDPRISVAWCKKWGVPIEKIYNKTQREKFAWAIDMAEKDYEF; this comes from the exons tCACTCACAaacataaagacaaacacaaagacaaggaacacagacacagagaccaCAAAAAAGACAAGGAGCGAGAGAAATTCAAGCACAGCAACAG TGAGCATAAGGAGTACTCtgacaagaaacacaaagacaaagagaagctGAAGTACAGCAACAGCAGTTCAGACAAACACCGGgataaacacaaagagaagaggagagaagagaag ATTAAATCATTACATGACAGGCctaaaaagcagaaagaaaatggcTATGTGAG AGACACAAGTCCTGCTGCCATTAAGAGCGAGCCTGAAGAAGACAACGGCTTCTACCCTTGTCTTCAACACAAGATCTCAAAACGAGAGTATGACGATAAAGA ATGTGAATACAAACCCAAAAAAGTTAAAGCAGAACATGACAAAAAGGCCCAGAAGAGGAAACATGAGTATGAAGAAGATGAGTTGGATGAG GACATCAAgcctaaaaagaaaacaaaagataaaaaggtgacagagggaaagaaaactaaaaaagaagaagaggagaaatggAAATG GTGGGAGGAGGAAAGATATACTGATGGCTCCAAATGGCGCTTTCTCGAACACAAGGGTCCTGTATTTGCACCTCTGTATGAACCCTTGCCTGACAAAGTAAAATTTTACTATGATG GTAAGCCTATGAAACTGAATTCTCTTGCTGAAGAGGTAGCCActttttttgccaaaatgttGGATCATGAGTACACCACTAAGGACATTTTCAGGAAGAACTTCTTAAAAGACTGGAGAAAG gaAATGACATCAGAGGAGAAGTCAAAGATCACTGATCTGAACAAGTGTGACTTTAGCGAGATGAATGACTACTTCAAGGCCCAATCAGAAGCTAGGAAGCAGATGTCTAAAGAGGAGAAACAG AAAATCAAAGAGGAAAATGAGAGACTCCTCCAGGAGTACGGTTTTTGCATCATGGACAACCACAAGGAAAGAATTGGAAACTTCCGCACTGAGCCACCGGGCCTGTTCCGAGGACGGGGTGACCATCCCAAGATGGGCATGCTGAAACGTCGCATCAGACCTGAAGATGTCATTATTAACTGTAGCAA GGACTCCAAGCACCCTAAACCCCCCCCAGGGACGAAATGGAAGGAAGTTCGCCATGATAACAAGGTGACCTGGCTGGCGTCTTGGACAGAGAACATTCAGGGCTCCATCAAGTACATCATGTTGAATCCTAGCTCCAGGATAAAG GGAGAAAAAGACTGGCAAAAATATGAGACTGCCCGAAGGTTAAAGAAGTGTGTGGATCACATCCGTTCACAGTATAGGGATGATTGGAAGTCAAAGGAGATGAGGATCAGGCAGAGAGCTGTTGCGTTGTATTTCATAGACAAG CTAGCACTGAGGGCGGGTAACGAAAAGGAGGAAGGTGAGACAGCGGACACAGTTGGTTGCTGCTCGCTGCGTGTGGAGCATGTCAAACTTCACCCAAAGATGGATGATCAAGAGTACGTGGTGGAGTTTGACTTTTTGGGAAAAGATTCCATCCGCTACTACAACAAGATCCCTGTGGAAAAAAGG GTTTTCAAAAATCTTCAGTTGTTTCTGGAGAACAAGCAGCCTGAAGATGACCTCTTTGACAGATTAAAT ACATGTATTTTGAATAAGCACTTGCAGGAGCTGATGGATGGACTGACAGCCAAGGTTTTTCGTACCTACAATGCCTCCATCACCCTGCAACAGCAACTCAAAGAACTTACCTGTC CTGATGACAGCATTCCAGCTAAGATCCTGTCATACAATCGAGCCAACCGGGCAGTGGCTATCCTCTGTAACCACCAAAGAGCTCcaccaaaaacatttgaaaagtcCATGCAAAACCTTCAGACCAAG ATTGATGAGAAGCAGAATCAGCTGTCTGCAGCGAGGAAGCAGCTGAAGGCTGCCAAAGCTGATCACAAAGCTTCACATGATGACAAGAGTAAAAA AGCTGTTGAGGTGAAACGTAAAGCGGTCCAGAGGATAGAAGAGCACCTTATGAAGCTTCAGATGCAGgccacagacagagaggagaacaAGCAAATTGCACTGGGCACCTCCAAGCTCAACTACCTAGATCCACGCATCTCTGTTGCATG GTGCAAAAAATGGGGTGTTCCCATTGAGAAGATCTACAACAAAACCCAGAGAGAGAAGTTTGCCTGGGCAATTGACATGGCTGAAAAGGACTATGAGTTTTAA